The Saimiri boliviensis isolate mSaiBol1 chromosome 12, mSaiBol1.pri, whole genome shotgun sequence nucleotide sequence gctgtctctactaaaaatacaaaaataagctgtgcgtggtggtgaatgcctgccatcccagctactctggaagctgaggcaggagaatcacttgaactcctgcctcagcggAGGTTGCcacgagctgagattgcaccattgcactccagcctggtgacaagagcaaaactccgtctcaaagaaaaaaaaaaaaaaaaaatagatcgcCTGTGACTAGCAAAAACTGAATGTTTAACCTTTTTTTTGTCAgcatccagcttttttttttttttttttttgagacggagtttcgcttttgttacccaggctggggtgcaatggcgcgatctcggctcaccgcaacctccgcctcctgggttcaagcaattctcctgcctcagcctcctgagtagctgggatcacaggcacgcgccaccatgcccagctaatttttttttgtatctttagtagagacggggtttcaccatgttgaccaggatggtcttgatctctcgacctcatgatccacccgcctcggcctcccaaagtgctgggattacaggcttgagccaccgcgcccggccagcatccagcattttttaaaataagaaggtaGGATCCAGTGTTCGTTTTTGTAGCCTAGGCTGGCCCATTGGCCTCTGGCGCGCTCAAACTTCTGGCCCGTGGAGCAGATGTCGGGTTTGGTGTGGCTGTGCAGGGTTCCTGGGGCCTTGCTGAAATGCCGGCACACCTGTCAGCCCTTTCAAGGACTGGAGAGCAGGACGGTGCCACAACCCTTGGGTGAGTCCAGGGCCAGCTGATGGAAAGTGAGGATCTTGCCCCCCTGCCCTGAGGGTGCGGCTGTGGGCCCAGCTGGGCACGCACAGCGCACACACCTTCAGTTTGGGCACCTCCTGAACCTACATGTCATCCATTATGGTCCCCACAGCTGTTTTGTTTTCCCTGCCGGGAAACTTCATCTTCTGGATCATCCGGGAAAGGACAGAGGTGGCCAGTTGGTGTGACTCACAGCCTGGTTGCACGTGGAGTTGGTTCTTCTGGCCAAAAACCTGTACAGCTTAAGCAACAGCCTCAGGTAGATATCTTGGCTCTTGGGCTCCTTGCACCGAACCCTTCAGTCCTTGTAGCGGATGTCAACTCCCGTGATGGCGCCTCCTGCTCCACCAGGTCTGGAAAGATGAATGTTTAACTTAATTGTTTTCCAGAGTtgttgcaccattttacactcccaccagcagcataCAGGAGTTCTAGTTCCTCCACATCCTTACACTTGATGTGGTCCATACAACAGGTGTTAACTGATTAACCGGACAATGAGCAGTTAGAAAAGTTAAGTgactcactcagtcacccagaaCCACcttttcagcatttctttttttgagacggagtctcgcttgtatcacccacgctggagtgcagtggtgcaatctcagctcactgcaactttcaccttccaggtttaagcaattctcctgcctcagcctcctgagtaaaccCTCCTGCGATTACAAGcccctgccaccatacctggctaatttttgtatttttcataggaacagggtttcaccatgttggcccagctagtcttgaactcctctcctcaggtgatctgcctgcctcatcctcccaaagtgctgagattacaaacatgagccactgcagcagccccttttcagcattttttttttttttgaggcggagtttcgctcttgttacccaggctggagtgcaatggcgcgatcttggctcacggcaacttccgcctcctgggttcaggcaattctcctgcctcagcctcctgagtagctgggattacaggcccgcgccaccatgcccagctcattttttgaatttttagtagagacggggtttcaccatgttgaccaggatggtctcgatctcttgacctcgtgatccacccgcctcggcctcccaaagtgctgggattacaggcttgagccactgcacccggccccttttcagcatttttaaagcaCTGACCTAGGTCTCCCCAGGTCTGTACTCCTGAATCGTCATTTCCCACCGCAGATGAGGAAGCTGGCCCCAAGAGATCACCTCAGACAAGGACTCTCCTGTTGACCAGAGCCGGGTGTGTTTTATGTGGGCTGACCCCAGCCAGAGGGACCAGGGAATTCCCCTGGGGTCCTGGCCTCTTCCCATGCCTTCCGCCCACACTGCCCTTGCCTTGGGCCCTGTCCTTGCCCAAACTAGGGGTCCAGGGAGGCTGGGAGTTTTCCCTGTGATGTCATAAGAACCAGTTGCCGGGGGAGACCTGCAGATATACCCTCTAGGCAGGGGAGAGCAGGGCCCTGCTGCACCCAAGTCCTGGCCACTCCTCCCCACCACACTGGCCCTTCATGGAAGCCTTGGTCTGTGCATTTTCTGAGCTGCGCATAATAGAAGGTGCCCGGCTGCAGGGAGGAGTGTCAGGAGGAGAGATGCATTTCTGTTCCTATCTGGGCTGAAAGCCACAGGGCTGGCCTCAGGGACATGTATGCTTGGGAGATGGGAATGGCCACTGGGCCAGGTCATGAGCCCCTGGGCTGGTCACTTCCTCTCAACCCCACTGTGCAATTTCTCTACAGGGACCAGAATATTTTTCTAGGGTAGTGGGCAGAACAGGATGGTAGAAAGAAGTTGAAGTCCTGAAAGCACTCTCAGCCCGAAGGCCCCAGGCTTCCCAGCCCTTCCTATTGgttgggagtgggaggaggagtcACGTCTTGGGCATGGGTAGGGGGAGGCAGTGGACTGAGCCTATCTGACAGGTAAGCTGAGGCCAGGCTGGTTGAGGATGCAGCCCATCATGTGAGCTACTCTTAGTGACTGCACTCCCCTCATGGCTGCTGTGGGGGGCTGGCCACCACCCTCCCACTCTCTCCTCTGCAGATGCAGTAAGCCAGGCTCAAGGACGCCCCGGCCACCCTGACGCACCATCCAACATCTACGAGGGGGGCCTGGGGTCCCAGCAGCCGCAGTGCCCCAGTGCCCAGGGAAGCAAGCCCAAGAACTTCCGGCTGCGCCACCTCCAGGGCCTGGCTCTTTACCTGCAGGGCCACCCACCGCCCACTCGCCAGTGTGAGAGCCACTGGCTAGGCCGGCTTATGGCTGGGGGCTGCCTGCCACAGCCTGAAGGCACAGCCTGGACCCTGGACCTGCCACAGGGGACTCTGGGCCAAGGTAACAGCCACTGCTCAGCCCTTCTGGAAGCACAGTTGCCCAgagacagcctgggaaacactggTGAGCTCTGTCAAGGCAGGACTGGGTGTGGGGGAAGACCCCAGGGAATGGATGGACTGGGGACTCAGACGGGCCCCTTTCCACCAACAAGCCTCCACGGTGGTGCCATGCCCCAGGAGGCCAAGATCTTGATCAATCTGTCCCCATCCCTGCATCACCCCACAGCTGGGCAGGGCCTGGAGAATCCACAAGGGACAAGGAAGGGGTGCAAGAAAAAGGGAGGCTCTCCGGGAGGGAGGGCTGGGTGACTGGCACAGCACCACACTTTGTGAGGAGCCTCGGAAGCTCTCTCCCTTGCTGGGCCCCAGTTTTCCCACTTGTAAAACGAGGGTTCAGGTTAGATGAGGGTCCCTCCAGCTTGAACCATTCTCTTCCCTCTACCTCCTCTCTCCCCTGGTGATTGTTAGGGAGGAAGCATTGCCCCCTTCCCTTTTGTTTTCAAGGATATTGGGTTCTGGGGACTCCAGGTGGGCTGCTAGCCTCCCCGCCAGCCTCCCCTTGAGTCCCTCGAGTGgctcctttctctcctctgtcctcAGCTTCCAGTTCCAGCATGGACCCAGCCAAGGGTGCCCTCCATCAGCCTTCTGAGGGCTTGGGGCTCAGGCCCAAGAGGTCCTGGAGGACCTCAGAAGAGGCTATGTGCCCCTTGTGCAAGAGAACCCGTTCTGGGGCCCTGGAGAGGCCATAGGAATCCCAAGTACCAGGACTGGGGACAGGAGGGGAAGGACAGCTGAGGAGGCAGCCCCAGCAGGAGGGGCTGGCCCCCAGCAGTGGCCCTGCCACATGAGGTAGCCCAGGCAGCGGCCAGCACCCAGGCCTGGGAGTTGGCAAAAtgtgagagggagaggaaggaggaggtccggagggaggcagagaagcaAGAGAAGCATGGCCATGCCCCTGTAGCCTGCTCAGACTCCATTCAGCCACTTGTACCTTGGAGGCCATGCTGAGTGGAGAATCAGGCCCCCACGAGAGGCCTGGGAGCCCACAGGTCTGATCTCAATAAAAGACAAGGCCTGCACATTCTTGTCTATCTGCCTATCTGTCATAAGGTCAGTTTGGTCAGAAAAACAGTACTGTCTCTCTCCAGAGATGGGTCTGTGGTGCTCCCACCCTTAGTTGCTGGGGGCACGAGAGGCATGAGCTGGGGTGAGGGCCTGTGTGAGGCACCAAGGAAGTAGtctgggagggcttcctggaTGAGGCACTGCTGAACTTGGCTCTACAGGGTGGGTAGGGGCTCAACAGCCTAcattgtgagccactgtgtttggctaattttctattgttttaagagTTGGgggggtcctgctatgttgcccaggctggtctcgaactcctgaactcaagtgatcctcccaccttgggagGAGCCTAAATGCAGGCCGTGGAGCTGTGGATGGAAGACACAGTGGATGAAGGAAAGCAAGGCCGAGTCAGGGAGGGCACCAGGGAGGAGAGCGGCCGAGGCAGGGATGTGGACCTGGGCCCCACCCTCTCCCCACGAGGTGATGTCACTGTTCCACCAGACCCCAGCTCCCAGGTCACTCTGAGCAGGATGAACACAGCCCTTCTCCAGCCAGACCAGATTCTGGGCACCCAGGCATAGGCTTCCCCTCTGCTGGGGTGTCTCCACTCAGCTCTGTTGATGTTTGGGACTGGATCATtctttgggagggaggctgtcctgtgcatgTAGGATGTTAAACAGCA carries:
- the C12H16orf90 gene encoding uncharacterized protein C16orf90 homolog, yielding MEALVCAFSELRIIEDAVSQAQGRPGHPDAPSNIYEGGLGSQQPQCPSAQGSKPKNFRLRHLQGLALYLQGHPPPTRQCESHWLGRLMAGGCLPQPEGTAWTLDLPQGTLGQGNSHCSALLEAQLPRDSLGNTASSSSMDPAKGALHQPSEGLGLRPKRSWRTSEEAMCPLCKRTRSGALERP